From a region of the Zingiber officinale cultivar Zhangliang chromosome 4B, Zo_v1.1, whole genome shotgun sequence genome:
- the LOC121978208 gene encoding uncharacterized protein LOC121978208, translating into MDLGREAWSTIGGGESCFGVSCCSIPRRGVATSFLALTAFTLGSSDGPSLPTNVAISICDPFRQFLSSTSSIFSQDFTLPFSVFSPEFFARHFPTACPLPPPDSSKDVACCSGCLKRNSIVKAAAAAGPAVVNICLTEDVYGPMPIMGIGSGTIIDPDGTILTCAHCIADFSSRQVISKGKGGNCRRLQDAYRSF; encoded by the exons GGAAGCTTGGTCTACGATCGGCGGCGGTGAATCATGTTTCGGCGTCTCCTGTTGCAGCATCCCCCGCCGTGGCGTCGCCACTAGCTTCCTCGCTCTCACCGCCTTCACTCTCGGTTCCTCCGACGGCCCCTCCCTCCCCACAA ATGTCGCCATTTCGATATGCGATCCGTTTCGGCAATTTCTGTCTTCGACTTCGTCGATTTTCTCGCAAGATTTCACGCTTCCATTCTCAGTCTTTTCTCCAG AGTTTTTTGCACGGCATTTTCCAACCGCGTGCCCTCTTCCACCTCCGGATTCAAGTAAGGACGTGGCATGCTGCAGTGGATGCCTCAAAAGGAACTCTATTGTCAAAGCGGCCGCGGCAGCTGGTCCTGCCGTGGTGAATATATGTCTTACTGAAG ATGTATATGGTCCTATGCCTATAATGGGTATAGGGTCTGGCACTATCATTGATCCTGATGGGACGATCTTGACCTGTGCACATTGCATAGCAGACTTTTCTAGTAGGCAAGTGATCTCAAAAGGCAAA GGCGGAAATTGTAGAAGATTGCAAGATGCATATCGGTCTTTTTGA